From Telopea speciosissima isolate NSW1024214 ecotype Mountain lineage unplaced genomic scaffold, Tspe_v1 Tspe_v1.0082, whole genome shotgun sequence, the proteins below share one genomic window:
- the LOC122647590 gene encoding uncharacterized protein LOC122647590, with amino-acid sequence MDIISKLVFCATVHYIWWERNQRLFSNKVKSYDQIIEAIRLDVAIKCAAFPISVVHNSRNQFLTDNWGIRVDWKVITQKTCAWFSPPSHVIALHCDGSLTADRTSYGGVIRDDTGTAILAYMGKGEDNLIVGMELLAIFRRVTLCIGNGLHRVSIRSDSKLAVDILNGSVKCPWNMQVLKAYIISLFGQLQRLEIHHVWRELNQPADFVVAIDIGDEESFFFPPDFPPRLVELIKDDSNRKTYFRTPSH; translated from the coding sequence ATGGACATTATTTCCAAGCTGGTTTTTTGTGCTACTGTGCACtatatttggtgggaaaggaaCCAAAGGCTGTTTTCCAACAAGGTCAAGTCTTATGATCAGATTATTGAGGCTATTAGGCTAGATGTAGCTATCAAGTGTGCTGCCTTTCCAATTTCGGTTGTTCACAACTCTAGAAATCAGTTTTTGACGGATAATTGGGggattagggtggattggaaggttATCACACAAAAAACCTGCGCATGGTTCAGCCCTCCCTCTCACGTGATAGCCcttcattgtgatgggtctttgaCGGCTGACAGAACCTCTTATGGTGGGGTTATTCGAGATGACACAGGGACTGCTATCTTAGCTTATATGGGCAAAGGAGAGGATAATTTGATCGTTGGCATGGAACTACTTGCTATCTTTAGAAGGGTTACTTTATGCATTGGAAATGGTCTCCACCGAGTTTCTATTAGATCTGATTCCAAACTTGCAGTGGACATCTTAAATGGGTCGGTGAAGTGTCCTTGGAACATGCAAGTCTTAAAGGCCTATATCATATCCCTTTTTGGACAGCTACAACGTTTAGAGATTCACCATGTTTGGAGGGAGCTCAACCAACCGGCTGACTTTGTTGTTGCCATTGACATAGGGGATGAGGAGTCTTTTTTCTTCCCCCCAGATTTCCCCCCAAGGTTGGTGGAGTTGATCAAGGATGACTCAAATCGTAAAACCTACTTTAGGACCCCTTCACATTGA